AAGCTTTAAGCACAGGAGCAGAAGCCTTTTTTATCAGCGGGTCAGGGCCTGCCACACTATCATTGTTAAACAGAGAAAAAGTCGATGCCAGAGATTTAGCAGAACACCTCAAGAGTTTCTACCTGAATAAAGGAATCGAAGCTGAAATCTACTGGGGTAAAATAGGTGAAGGGACAAGAGTTACATAAAACTTCATCTTCTTATTAGACTGGAATACAAAGATATAAATAAATTGTTTAAAGGTTTCAGCCTTGTTCTCAGTGAATAAATAATGAAGGAGGAAAAGATGGCAACCACAGCAGAACCAATAATGTCAAAAGGAAAATGAATCCCAACAAATACCCTTGCAAATCCTCCCAGAAAACCGAGAACAAATAAAATAAGCCCAGATGTTCTTGTTTTCCTGAAGTATATTAACGTAAATGCTATTGACAACATGAAAGTTGTATGGTCTGAGGGAAAGGATGAATCAGATGAATGTAAAACCAATAATTTTCCTAAATGTAACATAAAAGGTCTCGGATGATAATAAAAAGAACCGATTATAAAATTGAATGAAAGTCCTAGAATAGAGGCATAAAAACAGTATAGTGCAGTATTTTGATATTTGTTCTTAAACCATAAATAAACAACCCATAATATAAAAATGATAGGCATATATTTTGCAGCAATTATTGCAGCATAATCCAGTATAGGGTTTGTTCCAGCAAAATGATTTATATAGTTAAACATAGCTATGTTCAATTCAGATATCATCTAAAACCACCATTTACACTTAAAAGTTACATTTCAGCTTAATTCCGTAGATTATTTTTGACTAATATTATCGTCTAATTTAATCGTTGATTTTTATATCTATGCAGAATAACTCGTGTATAACACCACCATATTACAAAACATAACTTATAAATATTTTGTTTGCCTCTTTCTGATGAATTAATAGAGAATTCCTTTATATCAGCTTCAGCCTAACAGTCACCAGGTTATTGGAAGGAACATAGCAATCAATTGCCTATCAAGAATGAAATTAAAAGCGGGCACGCCTGAGAGTGAAAGCTCCTCCCTGAATTCCGCACATCCAGGCATACCTCCACTCCGCAACCCTGCAAGCACCAAGCGTCCAGCCTACCGCTGTTCTCTTCCGAGCCTCACGGGGTTCAGCTGGCAGAGGCAGTTATACCAACCCTTCCGGAGAGGTACTCTGCCACCGTCGGTCCTGCAGGACGAAGCTTCTACAGCATGCCTGGAGGCCTCCTCCAGTTTGAATACCTTGCCTCTCAGGCTTCGACCCCGGCATATCGACGATTTCAGGTTACAGGGGACGCCGAACCCCCCGGTCTAGCCCGCAGATGAACTAAGAGAAAGTTAACATAGTCATTAAAAGATAAACCTAGAGCTTTCTGACAATATAATCCAGCATGTCCTTGAAAATATAGTAGCCATCTCCATAACCCTCTGGCTTGCCATAATCTCTTGTCCAGTCCGGATACATATACCTGTAGAAGGCTCTTTCAGGATGAGGCATCATACCCATAACATTTCCTGCATTATTTGTTAAACCTGCAATGTCACCGTAGCTGCCACTGGGATTCTCTGGATAGCTTCCCAAGGCCAGTTTTCCCTCTCCTGAGGCATATTTGAAAGTTATCTGCCTGTTCTCCTCAAGCTCCTCGTATGTTTTTTCCTCTTTACCTTCAGGAAGAATCAGCCTTCCTTCACCATTAGCAACTGGAATCTTTACAAGTTCCCCAACACTTCTGGTGAATAAACCACCTCTGTAGCTTTTGATATGACACCATCTGTCTTCAAATCTTGCTGAAATATTCTTTCCCAGTGCAAGAGTGATATCCGAACCAGGCAGAAATTCAGCTTCAATTAAAGCCTGAAACCCATTACATATGCCAAGAACGGGATTACTCTCGGCTATAAATTCCTCAAAATCTGTTTTTAGATTATACCTTAGAAGCTTGCCAAGAATTACACCGCTTCTAACCATATCCCCAAATGAGAAACCACCCGGAAGAATAATTCCATTATAATCCTCAAGAGAGATATGTCCTTTTATTATTCTGTTAAGGTGCACCACATCAGCTCTGGCACCCAGGTCGAAAACTGCATCTTTCGTTTCAGCATCACAATTTGTACCGGGCGCTCTTATTATAAGCACCTTTACATCCTCAAGCCTCAAAGTCTCACCCCCGTCTGCCATGCTTTCTTCAGACCATCAAGACCTTCAGTTAAGACATTTTTATCTCTGCTGAACACCACGATTTCTTTCTTTCCGAGAGTTTTTCCTATCTTAGAACAGAGCACATCTGAAAAAAGCTCTTCGAACTCCTCAGCTCTGGAAGGTGAAACCTCAATCAGGAAGCGTGAGTTACTCTCAGAGAAGAGAATAAAGTCTTCTCTGAGCTCTCCAACACCTGAAAGTTCGATTTCTGCTCCGTAGCCTCCTGCAAAGCACATTTCAGCCAGAGCAACCCCTAGTCCTCCCTCACTCAAATCATGACATGAGATGACAAGACCCCTGTCAATAGCCCCTGTCACAGCTTTAAATGTTTTAATTGCCTTCTCAGGCTCAACTCTGGGAACACTTATTCCAAGATAGTCCTTGAGCTTGTAGTAATGACTTCCTCCCAGCTCTTTTCCTGTCTCTCCAGCAAGGTAAAGGTAGTTTCCACTGCCCTTCAATCCCATGGTAACCGCCCTTCGTATGTCAGGAATTATGCCCAGGGCTGAGATTAGGAGAGTCGGTGTAACCGCTCCGGAGCTGGATTCATTGTAGAGGCTGTCTTTACCGGAAATAAAAGGAGCTCTGTAAACTTTTGCTATGTCATAACATGCCTGAGCAGCCTTCACCAGAGAGCCAAGATTCTCAGGTTTTTCAGGATTGCCCCAGCAGAAATTATCGAGAAGAGCAATTCTTCTACCTCCAACAGCAATATTGTTTCTGATAGCTTCGTCTATTGCAGAGGCTGCCATCCAGTATGGACTGATTTTTCCATACTCAGGATTTATACCATTGGAAATCACAATACCCTGCCAGGAGTTGCGGAGAGGCTTCAAAACAGAAGCATCCCCAGGACCGTCATGGTTCTCACCCTGCAACGGCTTTATCACAGTGGATGCCTTAACTTCATGGTCATAGGTTCTTATTACACTTTCCTTGCTTGCTATATTTGGCATAGCAAGAATACTCTTCAAATCTTCACCAAGGTCCCCCATTTCAAATTCAGGTTCTTCTAAAACATTCTCCTTAAACTCTGCATTTCTGACAACTCTGGGGATGCCATTAAAAAGAAACTCAATACTTATTTCAGCCACTTTTTCCTTCTCATAAAACACTTTAAGAAGACTGTCTCCTGTCAGCCTGCCTATCTCCATGGCCTCAACTTCCTCACTCTCGAAAATTTCAATAACACTCTCCTTATTCTTCTCGGGTACGATAACAAGCATTCTCTCCTGGGACTCAGAAACCCATATCTCCCAGGGTTTCATATTCGGATATTTCAACGGCACTTTTTCGAGATAAACCATTGCACCGCAGTTGAAGGTGTCTGCCATCTCACCTATGGCTGAGCTGAGCCCACCTCCTCCGAGGTCAGTTATTGCACTCCCAAGCTCTTTATCTTTTATTTCAAGCAGGGCTCGCTTTATTTTCTCCTCTTCAATAGGGTCACCTATCTGCACAGCAACACTGAATATTTCTTCTGCCTTCTCTCCCAGCTCTGTACTTGCAAAGGTTACACCGTGAATTCCATCTCTTCCAGTCTTTCCTCCTGCAAGAATTAATATATCCCCTGCCTTTGCCTCTCTTCTGTACTTGCTCTTATTAACAATGCCAACAGTACCGCAGTAAACCAGTGGATTTGTTATATAACTGTTATCAAAGAGAATAGCCCCGTTTACAGTGGGTATTCCCATGTTATTACCATAATACCCGATTCCTGCAACAACATAGTTGAAGATAAATCTTGGATGTTTAAAGCCTGTGGGTAACTCACTGTAATTTATGTCCAGATTTCCAAAACATAGCACGTCAGTATTTGCTATAGGCTCTCCCCATACACCAAGAATATCTCTTATTACACCACCCACGCCCGTAGCTGCGCCACCAAAGGGTTCTATTGAACTGGGATGGTTGTGAGTTTCCACCTTGAAGGCTATTGCATAGTCCCCCTCAAAATCCACAATTCCTGCATTGTCCTCAAAAACCGAGAAACACCAATCAGGAGAAAGTTCATGTGTAACTCTTGCTACTGTACTTTTAAGAAGGTTGTCAACTTCGCCGGAAGGAGTTTTTATTAAACCTCTGAAGGTTTTGTGTACGCAATGCTCACTCCATGTCTGAGCAAAGGTCTCAAGCTCCACATCCGTAGGATTCCTTCCAAGCTCAGAGAAGTATTTTTTTATTGCCTGCATCTCCTCGAAGCTCAGGGCAAGCTGTCCCTCCATGCTTATTCTCTGAAGTTTTTCGCTATCAGCCTCTATAATCTCAATTTCATTAGCCTGCATATTAATACTCACTTTAATACCTATTCCTAAAGCTGTAGTATTTCATAATCCTGGCTTGTTGTGTTTGCAAGGAACCTTCTGCATACTTCCTCCACCTCCTCCCTGTTGCAACCCTTTATCCAGAATATCTTCGCAGTTTTTACTTCTTCAGCACACTCAAAACCCAGCATCTTCAAACCCTGAAGGGTGGTGTCGCCTTCCGGGTCCTGCACACCCTTTTTATAGTAAATTCTAACTTCCCACATACTACCACCTCCCTGTTATACTTATTATATCACTCAGTATTGCACTGTTCGTCTCTATAGCTCCTGCTCCCTTACCAGCTACTGTTATCTCACCTGCAATATCACAGGTTAACATGGCAACGTTTAAGGCACCTCCAACGTTGAGAGGATGAGATACATTTACCAGCCTTGGAGCAACTTCAAGAATTCCATTTTTAACTTCACCTATCAGCTTAATTACATAACCACTTTCCCTGGCAAGCTTTATTGCCTCAGGGGTTATTCCTGTTATGCCGCGAGTTTTAACATCCTTATAGGTGGCATTCATTCCCATTAAAGCATTGGCAAGAATTACGAGTTTGCTTGCTGTGTCGATACCTCCAATATCATAGGTAGGGTCAGTCTCTGCATAACCAAGCTGCTGGGCTTCTTTAAGTACATGCTCAAACTCGGCACCCTCCTGTGTCATTCTGGTTAAAATATAATTGGTGGTACCATTGAGTATTCCTTCAATAGAGAGAATTCTGTCAGCAGATAGAGTCTCTCTTGCAAGATTTATAATAGGCATGGCTCCACCTACAGTTGCTTCGTATCTGAATTCAACCCCATTCTTTTCAGCAGTTTCTACAAGTTTTTTAAATTTGAGGGCAAGAGGTGCTTTATTGGATGTAACAAGGTGCTTGCCAGCTTTCATAGCAGCAAGCATATGACTCAAACCAGGCTCTCCTGTTTTTATATTTGAGGGAGTCAATTCAAGCACAAAATCAGCTTCAATTTCTTCAATAGCTTCGAGACCACTTATTTTTCTGGCTTCAGGATAATCTATTATTTTTCCTGAGTTTTTTACAATCTCCAGAGCTTTCTCAAGGTCAATACCTTTACCATTGTAGGCAGTGCCTGATATATCAGTTATTGAAACAACTCTTATGTCTTCTCCAGTCCTTTTCTCAAGCTCATCTTTCTTTTTCAGGAGCACCCTTGAGAAGCCCTGACCTATAACTCCAAAGCCAATTATCTGAATCTTCAAACTTAAACCTCCAGGCTTCTGATTACTTCCAGATTTTTTTCTCTCGCTATCTCACACAGTCGATTCAGCACATCTTTCTGGTTTGCTTTTTCTGCAAGTTCAATATCAAATAGGGCGGAGGACTCCTTTTCCGGCTTGGGCATACTCAGGCTCATGTCGCTAACCATAACTCCTGGAAGTTCATTTATTCTATCTATTGTATCTCTTAAATCCGTGTCAACAACATGACCAATAATGAGAACGCCAACTCTTCTCTTCCTGACAGCCTCTCCCAGTTTAACTATTTTAATGTCCCTACTGCCAAGCTCGGTAGCTATCTTCTCAATCACATCTATACTCTCTACGTCAACAACGAAATGGACATGGGTTTTTCCTGAGCGTACTCTTTCCTCCTCTCTTATGTGCACTATACTTATAACATTTGCACCAAACTCAGAGATGGGTTCAAGCGCTCTGATAAGCTGTCCCGGCATATCCTTAAGCTCAAGGTCAAGACTAATACGCATAATATCACCACAATTTTCCTTCATCCCACAAGCTCGAAAAGTTCTGCTCTTCAGCTTTACTCTCGGACTTGATATCAGCCTTATTTTTACTCTCCTCCTCTTCCTCATTAACCGACTCCTCTCTTCTGATGAAGCCTTCACCTGAAAACTTCAGAAGCAGCGCATAATCTTCAAGCAGATGTTCAAGGCTGTGGAGAGAGATATTCTGGGTAAACCTGTTGTAAGTTTCATAAACTTCACCTGTGAAATTCTTTATTGCCGCTCTTAGCTCCAGAAAGATTTTGTGGTCTGTGATGTAAAAGAGAAAATCTTTGTCAAGATAACGACAGAAATCCAATAGAAAAATCTGCACAACATAGCGGGAAGCATAGCTATCTCTATCCATTAAGGACATTATTGATATAAACTCTCTCATCTGATTCTCCAGCTCTTCCCTGCTTTTTACATCTGAAAAGAAGTTTCTTGTTTGCCTGAGAGTTGTGAAGGCATCACTTGAGCTTGAAGTTGTCTCTTTCTCATATGCCCCAAGAGCAGCTTTGAACTCTTCAAAGGTGAACATGGTTTTAATTGGATGCAGGAATGATATATAACTTATGCCCCAATGTTCTTCAACCCGCTGTTTTTATGGAGTAGTATATTGGTCAATGACAACGACTCTGGCATAAAAGGTGAGAAGACAATATTTAACTGGTGAAATTCAGGTAAAACCTCAATTCTGGCAGTAAAGTGGCCAATATATAATCCTCTTTTTGTGGCAATATGAAAACAAAGTATGGAATTTTATTCTACGCTGATTTCACGGATGTTCCTCAACCCAGACTTCACCTTCCTTTGTATACTCCTTTTTCCATATAGGCACATGCTTTTTAAGCTCGTCTATACAGTATCTGCAGGCTTCAAAGGCATCCTTTCTGTGCTCTGCACCAGCCACAATAAGAACTATATTGTCACCTATGTCAACTCCGCCATATCTATGGATTATACTTATCTGAATAGCATCAAACTTCTCCATTGCCTCTCTGCGTATCTCTTCCAGCTTTTTCTCTGCCATGCCCTCGTAATACTCAAATTCAAGTTTTTTAACCTCCTTTCCTTTGGAGAAATCTCTGACTGTGCCGAGAAAGCTAACTATGCCACCAATGCGTGAGGAAAAATCCCTTACCGTCTCAATCTCCCTTTTAATATTAAAGTCCTCTCTCTGAACTCTTATCCACTGCATATCTATCACCTTAAAATCTTAAAAAGCTCCCGAGTTAAAAGTGGTGATACATATTTTTATATATCTTGAACAATAAAACAAACGTGAGGGAATGTTATGGCAAATATACTGGTGGTGGATGACGAAAAAGATGTCTTAATTCTTATGGAGAAAATTCTTAAATATAAAGGTTATGAAGTTATAACTGCAGATAGTGGTAATAAAGCCCTTGATGTTATCAACTCAGAAACAAAAATTGACCTTGTTATTCTGGACATAATGATGCCTGATATTAATGGCTGGGAAGTTTGCAGAAAAATAAAAAGTAACCCCAGGGTTAGCAGTATACCGGTGGTAATGCTCAGTGCTCTTTTTCTTGAAGAGCATATTAAAACAAGCTTTGAAGTCGGAGCAGATGACCACATTACAAAGCCTGTGAACTTCCAGAAGATAAGTGATGTGATTTATCAGTTTGTAGGTGATTCAGGTATAAGCGGATGATGTAATATGCTCAGAAGCTGAGTGGAAACCTCAATATAGCCGCTATTTTTCCTATGGCTTCCAGCCTCTCTCCAGCTTCATGCTCAGAACTCAGAATCATAACTTCACTTTTTGACGCCTTTGCCTTCTCAATAATTTTATCACTCATCTCATACTCCTTAACAAATTTTTCACTTAGCAGGAGTATTTCCACAGCACCGTATTCAAGTGCCTTCTCAACCTCTTTCAAGCCATAGGCAGCCTTTCCTCTATCTTTACCTATCTCCCCAAGAAGTTTTTCAACAAGCTGAGATTCTCTTGCAATTCTGCAATCTTTTGCTATTCTCTCAGCGACACCCCGTTTTAATACTTCATATATTCCTGATTTCCCTCCAGAGCCTGTATTCTCAAGAAAACACTTATCTGATATTTCAGAAAATTTCTCATTTATCACCTTTAAAATATTCTCCTTCCAGAAACCGGGACCAGCTATTATTACTGCCTCAGGTTTCTCCCTCTGAACAAGTTCCTGTATCTTCTCTGCCACATCTATATAAAATTTCTTTATCATTGATTCCTGCTGTTTTGCATATCTCTTGCCGGAGGTTGGTCCCGAGACTCTGGCAACAAAGCCAACACCATATCTCCTTACTATACCAAGCTCTGCTTCACCATCTTCAATGGCGGCAATTATAAGAATGGGTTCACCTCCTTCCTTCTCAGCCTCCCCGAGTCTTTCAAGGTGCCATTTTTTCCACACCTCTTTCCTTATAGTTACTATGCTGCCAACCTTTACATCTATAGTATGGTAAGAGCCAAAACTAACAAGGTCCTCAGGACCAAATTCAATGGTGCCCGTAACTCTCAGGAGAAAGCCATAGCCTGAAAAATCTACATTACTTACCTTTATTCCAAGGTGCATTCTGACTTTCTCACCCCTGTCTGCCCTCTTCTTTTCCTCATCTTTGACTCTTCTGAAACTTATCCCCTCAAGAATGTCCCCTTTTTCGATAATACTCTTCAGATACCAGAGGTCATCGAGAGTCCCGATTTTCAGCTTGATTTTTCCTTCCTTAAAGTCTTTATGTATTATCTTCATATTAGAACTTCATTGGTATTTAACTAAAAAAAAGTTGTGATTAATTAAGAAGATTGCTGGTTTTACTTCTCTTCGAAGCTTTTCTTTCTTCTCTTTATTATATAGGTCTTTTTATCGTCATTGATTTCTATATAATCTGTTAGAAAATCTCTGAATGGAATTTCCTTTTTCCAAGAGCTCTCCCAGTCTTCCAGTATATTCAGAAATACTTCTTTAATAGGCTTTCCCATATGTTCACCTCCTTAAATGATAAACAGTTTTTATAGAAAATGTCCCTAATAACCTCATTATGTTAACAATGCAGTTGAATTAAGGAAGGCAACAGGTGAATAAATCAACCCCTTATAATTGCTACTCCCATTCATCAAGAAAAGAATAAACTTCTCCCCCTGCTACTCCAGATAAATTGCCGGCTTCATGGGCATAGCATTTCTGCTCTTTCCTGCAGGGTCATATATATTCTCATCCTCGCTAAGGTATACCTCAACCTCTGCCCTTGCCTCCCTTTCAATAAACTCCCTCGCCTCCTTAAGCATAGCTCTCTCATCTATTCTTGCAATAAACCTTAGTCTTTCAGGTTTTCTTGTGTAGTAGGTTATAAGTCCGCTAACCTCCTTACCATGCTTTCTGAGATTCTCTCTCTTCATGAGTTCCTTCATGGCATTCTTCAGTTTCTCCTTACTCATACTGCTAAGAGCCTCAAAAACTTCCCACTTCCATTCCGGCGAGATATAGAGAAATATTTTCTTCGGGGTAATACCTGCAACCTTGATAATATTCTCAATATCGGACAAAAGCTCTGAGAGCATATCCTCAGCAGTCTCTGCCTTTATATTAATTTTATTTTCACTGTACTCAGGCCACTTAGCCAGAGAAATAAAACCGTTTCTTCCCAGAATTTCCCATATTTCCTCACTTAGAGCAGGTACATAGGGTGAGAAAAGCTTTGCCCAGATTTCAATAGCTTCAAAAAGCATATCCTTCTCCGGCTTATCCCTGCGCATATACCATTTTATATCTCTCCACACATCAAACAGGCCAGACTGAAGTGCACTCCTTGTTCTTAGCTCCTCAAGATTATCGGTGGTATTTTTAATATGCCTCTGAAGCCTGCTCTCCAGCCATAAATCAATATTTTTCCTCTCCTTCCTGAAGTCAAGGCTTGAGGCATCCTTTATCATTTCAAGCAAATTTCTCAGGTGTATCTCCATATCCTTTGCAGACCTGGTCCTCCAGTCAGGGTCCCTCATTCCCTCACTCGCATAAAGAAGAGAAGCTCTTGTCACACTGGCTCCATTCTCGCGGAGAGCTTTCTTGAGAGTTATAAAATTCCCCTTACTCTTACTCATCTTCTCCCCTTCAATACTCATCATTCCATTCACACCAATTTTCCTAGGCCACTTGCTCCTGTCAAACAGAGCAACATGATGGAAAATAAAGAAGGTTAGATGGTTTGGTATCAGTTCCTTGGCCGAGCATCTTAAATCTACTGGCATCCAGTACTCAAATTCATTGCGCATTTCTTCAAGAAGCTCTGTATTAATATCATACTTTGAAGAAAGTTCCTCAATAATACCATTTCCATAAAATATATAGTCAAAAACATCCCCTTCCAGCTTACTACCAGGAATTTTCTCAAGATTCAGGTGTTTTGCTATTGTATAGAATGCCATATATATTGTGGAGTCGCTCAGTGTTTCAACCTTCCACTCTTTATCCCAGGGGAGAAGCGTACCCAGACCTG
This region of archaeon BMS3Bbin15 genomic DNA includes:
- the bcrC gene encoding undecaprenyl-diphosphatase BcrC yields the protein MISELNIAMFNYINHFAGTNPILDYAAIIAAKYMPIIFILWVVYLWFKNKYQNTALYCFYASILGLSFNFIIGSFYYHPRPFMLHLGKLLVLHSSDSSFPSDHTTFMLSIAFTLIYFRKTRTSGLILFVLGFLGGFARVFVGIHFPFDIIGSAVVAIFSSFIIYSLRTRLKPLNNLFISLYSSLIRR
- the purQ gene encoding phosphoribosylformylglycinamidine synthase 1 — its product is MADGGETLRLEDVKVLIIRAPGTNCDAETKDAVFDLGARADVVHLNRIIKGHISLEDYNGIILPGGFSFGDMVRSGVILGKLLRYNLKTDFEEFIAESNPVLGICNGFQALIEAEFLPGSDITLALGKNISARFEDRWCHIKSYRGGLFTRSVGELVKIPVANGEGRLILPEGKEEKTYEELEENRQITFKYASGEGKLALGSYPENPSGSYGDIAGLTNNAGNVMGMMPHPERAFYRYMYPDWTRDYGKPEGYGDGYYIFKDMLDYIVRKL
- the purL gene encoding phosphoribosylformylglycinamidine synthase 2: MQANEIEIIEADSEKLQRISMEGQLALSFEEMQAIKKYFSELGRNPTDVELETFAQTWSEHCVHKTFRGLIKTPSGEVDNLLKSTVARVTHELSPDWCFSVFEDNAGIVDFEGDYAIAFKVETHNHPSSIEPFGGAATGVGGVIRDILGVWGEPIANTDVLCFGNLDINYSELPTGFKHPRFIFNYVVAGIGYYGNNMGIPTVNGAILFDNSYITNPLVYCGTVGIVNKSKYRREAKAGDILILAGGKTGRDGIHGVTFASTELGEKAEEIFSVAVQIGDPIEEEKIKRALLEIKDKELGSAITDLGGGGLSSAIGEMADTFNCGAMVYLEKVPLKYPNMKPWEIWVSESQERMLVIVPEKNKESVIEIFESEEVEAMEIGRLTGDSLLKVFYEKEKVAEISIEFLFNGIPRVVRNAEFKENVLEEPEFEMGDLGEDLKSILAMPNIASKESVIRTYDHEVKASTVIKPLQGENHDGPGDASVLKPLRNSWQGIVISNGINPEYGKISPYWMAASAIDEAIRNNIAVGGRRIALLDNFCWGNPEKPENLGSLVKAAQACYDIAKVYRAPFISGKDSLYNESSSGAVTPTLLISALGIIPDIRRAVTMGLKGSGNYLYLAGETGKELGGSHYYKLKDYLGISVPRVEPEKAIKTFKAVTGAIDRGLVISCHDLSEGGLGVALAEMCFAGGYGAEIELSGVGELREDFILFSESNSRFLIEVSPSRAEEFEELFSDVLCSKIGKTLGKKEIVVFSRDKNVLTEGLDGLKKAWQTGVRL
- a CDS encoding phosphoribosylformylglycinamidine synthase, producing MWEVRIYYKKGVQDPEGDTTLQGLKMLGFECAEEVKTAKIFWIKGCNREEVEEVCRRFLANTTSQDYEILQL
- the hom gene encoding homoserine dehydrogenase, which produces MKIQIIGFGVIGQGFSRVLLKKKDELEKRTGEDIRVVSITDISGTAYNGKGIDLEKALEIVKNSGKIIDYPEARKISGLEAIEEIEADFVLELTPSNIKTGEPGLSHMLAAMKAGKHLVTSNKAPLALKFKKLVETAEKNGVEFRYEATVGGAMPIINLARETLSADRILSIEGILNGTTNYILTRMTQEGAEFEHVLKEAQQLGYAETDPTYDIGGIDTASKLVILANALMGMNATYKDVKTRGITGITPEAIKLARESGYVIKLIGEVKNGILEVAPRLVNVSHPLNVGGALNVAMLTCDIAGEITVAGKGAGAIETNSAILSDIISITGRW
- a CDS encoding threonine dehydratase, whose translation is MKENCGDIMRISLDLELKDMPGQLIRALEPISEFGANVISIVHIREEERVRSGKTHVHFVVDVESIDVIEKIATELGSRDIKIVKLGEAVRKRRVGVLIIGHVVDTDLRDTIDRINELPGVMVSDMSLSMPKPEKESSALFDIELAEKANQKDVLNRLCEIAREKNLEVIRSLEV
- the moaE1 gene encoding molybdopterin synthase catalytic subunit 1, coding for MQWIRVQREDFNIKREIETVRDFSSRIGGIVSFLGTVRDFSKGKEVKKLEFEYYEGMAEKKLEEIRREAMEKFDAIQISIIHRYGGVDIGDNIVLIVAGAEHRKDAFEACRYCIDELKKHVPIWKKEYTKEGEVWVEEHP
- the yycF gene encoding transcriptional regulatory protein YycF codes for the protein MANILVVDDEKDVLILMEKILKYKGYEVITADSGNKALDVINSETKIDLVILDIMMPDINGWEVCRKIKSNPRVSSIPVVMLSALFLEEHIKTSFEVGADDHITKPVNFQKISDVIYQFVGDSGISG
- a CDS encoding peptide chain release factor 1 → MKIIHKDFKEGKIKLKIGTLDDLWYLKSIIEKGDILEGISFRRVKDEEKKRADRGEKVRMHLGIKVSNVDFSGYGFLLRVTGTIEFGPEDLVSFGSYHTIDVKVGSIVTIRKEVWKKWHLERLGEAEKEGGEPILIIAAIEDGEAELGIVRRYGVGFVARVSGPTSGKRYAKQQESMIKKFYIDVAEKIQELVQREKPEAVIIAGPGFWKENILKVINEKFSEISDKCFLENTGSGGKSGIYEVLKRGVAERIAKDCRIARESQLVEKLLGEIGKDRGKAAYGLKEVEKALEYGAVEILLLSEKFVKEYEMSDKIIEKAKASKSEVMILSSEHEAGERLEAIGKIAAILRFPLSF